In one Candidatus Nitronereus thalassa genomic region, the following are encoded:
- a CDS encoding caspase family protein, translated as MSRHSVVLRTILGLTAIYTLFGCNSVNMPELAIPELNMPNIGFGEKAEPPLQISVAYAFDPSVTQATLEVDACGLPYTINSGEIIPQAFLAIGKEKFASVAAFSGSGQAVQASQQNDLTIHLQLINQSFQPATKMAQEDTYIAFVNLQMLAIFMDSTGNQVAQTPLNYSAQASLWTPALTSSSVSCVTSSFDDEISRGAGELARQLVAVVPQAMGQNAPQPVTAQATTPGQNSIRTQTLPALKFRTMLKDGNNNLILEGGEALALQIEATNSGAQTLSGVNIELEGSPTLLKAFSELTPSPILFGDFQSGETKTTEIRGRMPFQISETKGELIVTLKPSNGSIVGSHRIVTALQSANPSGGQVPPVQGATTPAPKSSSNKYVALLIGLDQYREKWPKAYKVQKRQLQGLKDTLRTTGLFSDDNIRVLQGSHATRTDIEEALLSWGRQRLGKDSVLIFHFSGQALSHPTTGEVYLVPFEGSPTASAKRLISLRTLQRVLGKMENRLTLLILDTPVTSLLRQAGSVGPNGSIPIKWASGLPLSSQEGTKVIQIRHNPRGRNDGPAEILAGLLGRADANGNGTITLAEFLDDVKSKSEITSPPPKQSPEALIPLAQ; from the coding sequence GGGTTTGGCGAAAAAGCCGAGCCCCCACTCCAAATTTCTGTGGCCTATGCCTTCGATCCCAGCGTGACCCAGGCAACTTTGGAAGTGGATGCCTGCGGATTGCCTTATACCATCAACTCGGGAGAAATCATTCCTCAAGCTTTCTTAGCCATCGGGAAGGAAAAGTTTGCCTCTGTTGCAGCCTTTTCAGGGTCAGGACAGGCGGTGCAAGCCTCCCAACAAAATGATTTGACCATTCACTTGCAACTCATCAATCAATCTTTTCAGCCAGCCACCAAAATGGCTCAGGAAGACACCTATATTGCTTTTGTTAACTTACAGATGCTGGCGATTTTCATGGACTCCACTGGAAACCAGGTGGCTCAAACGCCGTTAAATTACAGCGCGCAAGCGTCACTTTGGACCCCTGCCCTTACCAGCTCCTCCGTGTCCTGCGTCACATCGTCTTTTGACGACGAAATCAGCAGAGGGGCTGGAGAATTGGCCAGACAGCTGGTGGCAGTGGTCCCACAGGCTATGGGACAGAACGCACCTCAACCGGTGACGGCTCAGGCGACTACTCCGGGACAAAACTCCATTCGCACACAGACCCTTCCCGCTTTGAAGTTTCGCACCATGCTCAAGGATGGGAATAACAATCTTATTTTAGAAGGTGGGGAAGCATTGGCCCTGCAAATTGAAGCGACAAACTCCGGAGCTCAAACACTTTCTGGAGTCAATATTGAACTCGAGGGAAGCCCTACCCTCCTCAAAGCATTTTCAGAATTGACGCCATCTCCAATTTTATTTGGTGACTTTCAATCTGGGGAAACGAAAACCACCGAGATCCGCGGACGAATGCCCTTTCAAATTTCAGAAACTAAGGGTGAACTGATAGTGACGTTAAAGCCCAGCAATGGCTCAATTGTCGGGTCACACCGTATTGTCACCGCTCTTCAATCCGCTAACCCTTCTGGCGGACAAGTCCCTCCGGTACAGGGCGCGACTACACCTGCCCCAAAATCTTCATCCAATAAATATGTGGCCCTCCTCATAGGGTTGGACCAGTATCGTGAAAAATGGCCAAAGGCGTATAAAGTTCAGAAGAGGCAACTGCAAGGCTTGAAGGATACCTTACGAACTACGGGATTATTTTCCGATGACAATATTCGTGTGCTTCAAGGATCTCATGCCACCCGGACAGACATTGAAGAAGCCTTGCTTTCCTGGGGCCGCCAGCGTTTAGGGAAAGACTCCGTTTTAATTTTTCATTTTTCCGGACAAGCCCTTAGCCATCCCACGACTGGCGAAGTGTATCTTGTCCCTTTTGAAGGATCTCCCACCGCTTCTGCCAAGCGTCTGATCTCTCTCAGAACACTCCAACGAGTGTTAGGCAAAATGGAGAATCGCCTGACCTTACTCATCCTCGATACTCCGGTTACCTCTCTACTTCGCCAGGCTGGAAGCGTTGGCCCCAATGGATCGATCCCCATTAAATGGGCAAGTGGCCTTCCCCTCTCATCTCAGGAGGGAACGAAGGTCATTCAGATTCGTCACAATCCACGGGGGCGAAACGACGGACCAGCCGAGATTCTCGCTGGTCTTTTAGGAAGAGCCGATGCCAATGGCAATGGAACTATTACCCTTGCAGAATTTCTTGATGATGTGAAATCCAAGTCCGAAATCACATCACCTCCACCAAAACAATCACCAGAAGCGTTAATCCCATTAGCACAGTAA